A genome region from Mercenaria mercenaria strain notata chromosome 11, MADL_Memer_1, whole genome shotgun sequence includes the following:
- the LOC128546521 gene encoding uncharacterized protein LOC128546521 produces MGSTYVRWGRTTCPADNELVYKGYGGGSDYRVSGGAANWLCLSDQPQWGYYEESVASGAQVYGAEYEFSDFHYNGGSKYFKHNLNDEDAPCSLCRSARSSVAMIPGRLECFPGWTKEYSGYLVSGAHVHTSASEYICLDSDAEMLAGGVANTDGRVIYLAEATCGTLKCPPYIQGRELTCVVCSK; encoded by the exons ATGGGATCAACATATGTAAGATGGGGACGTACAACCTGCCCGGCTGATAATGAATTAGTGTACAAAG GCTATGGCGGCGGATCGGATTACAGGGTGTCTGGAGGTGCAGCAAACTGGCTGTGTCTCTCGGACCAACCACAATGGGGTTACTATGAGGAGAGTGTGGCTTCAGGAGCGCAG GTCTATGGAGCAGAGTACGAATTCAGCGATTTTCATTATAATGGAGGAAGCAAATACTTCAAGCATAACCTAAATGATGAGGACGCTCCGTGTTCCCTTTGCAGATCTGCGCGGTCCAGTGTGGCTATGATCCCTGGACGACTGGAATGTTTTCCTGGATGGACTAAGGAGTATAG TGGTTATCTGGTGTCTGGCGCACACGTACACACATCGGCGTCTGAATATATTTGCCTAGACAGCGACGCTGAAATGCTTGCCGGTGGAGTGGCCAACACAGACGGACGAGTTATCTACCTAGCAGAAGCGACCTGTGGAACGCTGAAATGTCCGCCTTATATTCAGGGCCGTGAACTTACATGTGTCGTATGTAGCAAATAA
- the LOC123532015 gene encoding transient receptor potential cation channel subfamily V member 3-like: MAEQCEKEILKLYAYLEKIASTEDNDINDINGLENHFENCFPSKTEDPHKKIKLGLLQNAEFLTKGKIERSHRLEINAEDTGDTFLNGDSLLLRAMSINVKKNSPRKGILDKIIKCIIKYCPGLISFEKIHENSKGVTPVHLAIVQEDKKLLEIMADTLNKDVDTSQQKAKLKRIHAESAIFQDTVMMAGTLLGVASLKFNEEIFCILLKNFVSELDATNEKGDNIIHSLIKYAHIKPATLELVLKMVSFILDCQFIKRGSKYEGKKAFFWNRQWTFRKQVCKLLMMTNKEKLTPLQLAAKRQQFKIFDVIIHHEVYLSRESNDGLFNEETYDITEIDTLAIESDVNASHVEDIKTEHHESVLEYVLHHQTNNAFLFTNVTPVKEVIREKWKYYRPWFLSWFAIYLFFMGFLSYAAVLRSQMTTPISDKSTIQFTYPVTKNVFVTAISAIGLLFSALFVSMECARNKIKRFRSQTSSKFTKRIIRHFSMPYSNVMFRMYFVLFSFLLLFDFFFAAIGESGDMSGYENYCLIFAIIIGWYLVLFFLQIVKAFSFYTVLIQRVISDMIKFAFVMGIFLIAFSIAMFMIMQGANTEDEDFNNLGKTMVKMLTIMLGIGELDILFQARQPILAVTVFVLFVLLTTILLLNALIAMMSNSCTDLMSNNADVVATKMHYRLQKLSVILFLESFLPRRFCKEVGTLKQMPRYDNENNKDQIKQRRMWMRNSVHGHEGAGSDASEEPVQLTHNKIDISSLLGKILPRKKTSNKKHKVFPEIQNTIVSTLQGQQSLNRRLEITDIERTRCDTCQNHSRIVSQTQEITEFL; encoded by the exons ATGGCGGAACAGTGTGAAAAAGAGATTTTAAAACTATatgcatatttggaaaaaatTGCAAGTACGGAAGACaatgatataaatgatataaatggactagaaaatcattttgaaaattgttttcccTCGAAAACTGAGGACCcgcataaaaaaattaaattaggACTTCTTCAGAATGCAGAATTTCTTACCAAAGGCAAGATTGAAAGATCGCATAGACTAGAAATCAATGCAGAAGATACAGGAGATACTTTTTTGAATGGGGATTCGTTGCTATTACGTGCAATGTCAATAAACGTGAAGAAGAACAGCCCCCGAAAAGGAATTCTCGACAAAATCATCaagtgtataataaaatactgtccGGGGTTAATCAGTTTTGAGAAGATACATGAAAACAGTAAAGGTGTGACCCCAGTGCATCTAGCAATTGTGCAAGAAGACAAAAAACTTCTTGAGATTATGGCAGACACACTTAATAAAGATGTTGACACAAGTCAGCAGAAAGCAAAATTAAAGAGAATCCATGCAGAAAGCGCCATATTTCAAGATACAGTCATGATGGCTGGGACTCTGCTTGGGGTCGCTTCTTTAAAATTCAACGAAGAAATATTCTGTATCCTCCTTAAGAACTTTGTATCGGAATTGGATGCTACAAACGAAAAAGGCGAtaacattatacattccttgatAAAGTATGCACACATCAAACCAGCAACGCTCGAGTTAGTGCTCAAAATGGTCAGTTTCATTTTGGATTGTcaatttatcaaaagaggatCAAAGTATGAGGGGAAAAAAGCTTTCTTTTGGAATCGTCAATGGACTTTCAGGAAGCAAGTCTGTAAACTACTGATGATGACGAACAAAGAGAAACTCACCCCACTGCAGTTGGCAGCTAAAAGGCAGCAGTTCAAAATCTTTGACGTAATCATTCATCATGAG GTATACCTTTCACGAGAATCTAACGACGGTCTCTTTAATGAAGAAACATACGACATCACTGAGATCGATACGCTTGCAATTGAAAGTGATGTCAATGCGTCACATGTAGAGGACATCAAAACCGAGCATCATGAATCGGTACTAGAATATGTGCTCCATCATCAGACAAACAACGCGTTCTTATTTACCAACGTTACGCCAGTAAAGGAGGTGATAAGAGAAAAGTGGAAGTATTACAGACCTTGGTTCCTTTCATGGTTTGCCATTTATCTTTTCTTCATGGGTTTTCTCTCATATGCTGCTGTATTAAGGTCACAGATGACGACACCGATCTCGGACAAGAGTACAATTCAATTTACATATCCTGTGACAAAAAACGTTTTTGTTACAGCTATTTCAGCGATTGGTTTGCTTTTCTCTGCATTGTTTGTTTCAATGGAGTGTGCAAGGAACAAAATTAAACGATTTCGGTCTCAAACCTCTTCAAAGTTTACAAAACGTATTATTCGTCACTTTAGCATGCCGTATTCAAACGTCATGTTTCGGATGTACTTtgtcttattttcatttcttctcctgtttgatttcttttttgcCGCTATTGGTGAGTCAGGAGATATGTCTGGATACGAAAACTATTGCCTGATTTTCGCAATTATAATTGGGTGGTACCTTGTTTTATTCTTTCTTCAAATTGTCAAAGCATTCAGTTTCTATACTGTTTTGATTCAGAGGGTTATTTCTGATATGATAAAGTTCGCATTTGTCATGGGCATATTTCTGATAGCTTTTTCTATTGCAATGTTCATGATTATGCAAGGCGCTAACACGGAAGATGAGGATTTTAACAATTTAGGAAAAACGATGGTCAAAATGTTGACTATTATGCTTGGTATCGGAGAATTAGACATACTGTTTCAGGCTCGACAACCGATTTTAGCGGTTACAGTCtttgttctttttgttcttttaacaACAATCCTTTTACTCAATGCACTTATAGCAATGATGTCCAATTCATGCACGGACTTGATGAGTAACAATGCCGATGTAGTAGCCACAAAAATGCATTATCGTCTTCAGAAGTTATCGGTTATTTTATTTCTCGAAAGTTTCCTTCCCCGTAGATTTTGTAAGGAGGTCGGTACCCTAAAACAGATGCCAAGATATGacaatgaaaataataaagaCCAGATCAAACAAAGACGCATGTGGATGAGGAATTCCGTACACGGCCATGAAGGAGCGGGGTCTGACGCATCGGAAGAGCCAGTACAGCTTACACAtaacaaaattgatatttctaGTTTACTGGGAAAGATTCTGCCGAGAAAgaaaacttcaaataaaaaacacaaagtGTTTCCTGAAATTCAAAATACAATTGTTTCCACCCTACAGGGTCAGCAGTCATTGAACAGGCGGCTTGAAATCACAGATATTGAACGAACAAGATGTGACACCTGTCAAAATCATTCCAGAATTGTTTCCCAAACACAAGAAATAACGGAATTTTTATAA